Proteins encoded together in one Candidatus Dadabacteria bacterium window:
- a CDS encoding TonB family protein produces MNRNRKVPFPVFLLISTVLNFILIQFLFSEILPDPESLKDSLERTYIELIEIPVKETEPPDKPSRLADKSHRAEKETTIDDTTKLSRSAPQPTKKNTAQRKPAGAIQPGEQEKSTERFSPEKDRVAIIPEGERNKSEKRKASPDQLPRSDPSASASQMVNPSIVDVPFDYNTEEQLLGTKDVEKEITVDLNTTEYKYISYFTKLKERIYQVWKYPKESQVRREQGNVRIVFTLRKDGYLENVRIIQPSGFENLDREVLRTIRVASPYNPFPESWKEERLRIPATFDYKLPTWVRRYYN; encoded by the coding sequence ATGAACAGAAACAGAAAAGTCCCTTTTCCGGTTTTTCTTCTGATCTCAACCGTGCTGAATTTCATACTGATTCAGTTTCTTTTCTCAGAGATACTTCCAGACCCCGAAAGTCTTAAGGACTCGCTCGAGAGAACGTACATAGAACTTATCGAGATACCAGTTAAAGAGACTGAACCTCCCGACAAACCGTCAAGGCTCGCCGATAAGTCTCACAGGGCGGAAAAAGAAACTACCATAGATGACACGACAAAACTCTCAAGGTCCGCTCCCCAACCGACAAAGAAAAACACGGCGCAAAGAAAACCCGCGGGAGCGATTCAACCCGGAGAACAGGAAAAGAGCACGGAGAGGTTCTCTCCCGAAAAAGACCGGGTCGCCATCATACCCGAGGGGGAAAGAAATAAATCCGAAAAAAGAAAGGCCAGCCCCGATCAGCTGCCTAGAAGCGACCCGAGTGCTTCCGCTTCCCAGATGGTGAACCCCAGCATAGTGGATGTTCCCTTCGATTACAATACAGAAGAACAACTTCTTGGCACCAAAGACGTCGAGAAGGAAATTACCGTTGATCTCAACACGACGGAATACAAGTACATCTCCTATTTCACGAAACTGAAAGAGAGAATTTACCAAGTCTGGAAGTACCCCAAGGAATCGCAGGTAAGAAGGGAACAGGGAAACGTACGGATCGTTTTCACTCTCAGAAAAGATGGATATCTTGAAAACGTGAGGATAATCCAGCCCTCCGGTTTCGAGAACCTGGACAGGGAAGTGCTGCGCACAATAAGGGTGGCTTCCCCCTACAACCCTTTCCCCGAGAGCTGGAAGGAAGAAAGACTCAGAATACCCGCCACCTTCGATTACAAGCTTCCAACTTGGGTAAGAAGGTACTACAACTGA
- a CDS encoding isocitrate/isopropylmalate family dehydrogenase — MSARKVVLIPGDGIGPEIAEATKDVISASGAKIEWVIRRAGVSAIEKYREVLPEVTLDAIREHKVALKGPCTTPIGEGFSSANVELRKKLDLYAAVRPVRSIEGVRTRFSDVNIVIVRENTEGLYSGVENTVSPGVVMSMKVATERACERIARWGFEYARKRDRKKVTVFHKANIMKITDGLFISKAREASEQYPDIEYEEYIIDAGCMRLVQDPGMFDTLLLENLYGDVMSDLCAGLVGGLGVVPGANIGNEYSVFEAVHGSAPDIAGLEIANPLALIMSAVMMLRYLADSEGREDMREAADKIKTAYNIALSNGDKTRDLGGDLKTADFARVLIQNILKI, encoded by the coding sequence ATGAGCGCTAGAAAAGTCGTTTTAATCCCGGGAGACGGTATCGGCCCGGAAATCGCCGAAGCGACAAAGGACGTCATCTCCGCTTCCGGAGCCAAGATCGAATGGGTTATAAGAAGGGCCGGAGTATCGGCCATAGAAAAATACCGGGAAGTCCTGCCGGAAGTTACTCTGGACGCCATAAGGGAACATAAAGTCGCGCTCAAGGGACCATGCACGACCCCGATAGGAGAGGGATTTTCATCGGCAAACGTGGAACTGAGAAAAAAACTTGACCTGTACGCGGCCGTAAGGCCGGTACGAAGCATTGAGGGCGTGAGGACCAGATTCTCCGACGTTAACATAGTCATCGTGCGCGAGAACACCGAAGGTCTTTACAGCGGCGTTGAAAACACGGTTTCCCCTGGAGTCGTGATGAGCATGAAGGTCGCGACCGAGAGAGCGTGCGAGCGAATCGCCAGATGGGGATTTGAGTACGCGAGAAAAAGAGACAGAAAGAAGGTAACCGTGTTTCACAAGGCCAACATAATGAAGATCACCGACGGTCTCTTTATCAGCAAGGCAAGGGAGGCAAGCGAGCAGTACCCGGACATAGAGTATGAAGAGTACATCATAGACGCGGGATGCATGAGGCTGGTTCAGGACCCGGGCATGTTTGACACGCTGCTGCTTGAGAACCTCTACGGCGACGTGATGAGCGACCTCTGCGCCGGTCTTGTCGGAGGACTCGGGGTTGTTCCCGGCGCCAACATAGGGAATGAATACTCGGTCTTTGAAGCGGTGCACGGATCTGCGCCGGACATAGCGGGACTCGAAATAGCAAATCCGCTCGCTCTAATAATGTCAGCGGTAATGATGCTCAGGTATCTGGCCGATTCAGAAGGAAGAGAGGACATGAGAGAAGCGGCCGACAAGATAAAGACGGCTTACAACATAGCCCTTTCAAACGGCGACAAGACCCGGGATCTCGGAGGCGACCTCAAGACGGCCGATTTTGCCAGGGTTCTCATACAGAATATACTGAAGATATAA
- the purM gene encoding phosphoribosylformylglycinamidine cyclo-ligase, producing the protein MSEEITYKSAGVDVEEGERFVRLIKPLVESTYGESKVSPLGSFAGAFPLDTDTFREPLLVSATDGVGTKLKTAFSARRFDTIGIDLVAMSVNDVITCGAKPLFFLDYLATSKLDSEQAAEVVKGICEGCVQAGCVLIGGETAEMPGFYAEGEFDLAGFCVGVVEKDLYIDGAGVGPGDAVIGLASSGLHSNGYSLARKVLFDIGDYSIDSKPPSLSKTIGEELLTPTAIYSRAVLGLCGEFDVRALAHVTGGGIPGNLSRAIPDGLFAAIEGQNWPEPPVFDLIMKTGNISRDEMYSTFNCGVGIIAVLPREQAEGALSFAQDLPETAYLIGEIKEADTPGPKVHIL; encoded by the coding sequence GTGTCGGAAGAAATTACTTACAAAAGCGCCGGAGTTGATGTGGAGGAAGGCGAGAGGTTCGTGCGGCTTATAAAGCCTCTGGTCGAGTCGACCTACGGCGAAAGCAAAGTAAGCCCGCTCGGGAGTTTTGCGGGCGCTTTTCCGCTTGATACGGACACTTTTCGTGAGCCCCTGCTTGTATCGGCCACAGACGGCGTCGGCACGAAGCTCAAGACGGCCTTTTCCGCGCGCAGATTTGATACGATAGGCATAGATCTGGTTGCCATGAGCGTTAACGACGTGATTACGTGCGGCGCGAAACCCCTGTTTTTTCTTGATTATCTGGCTACCTCGAAGCTTGATTCCGAGCAGGCGGCCGAGGTGGTGAAAGGTATCTGCGAGGGATGTGTCCAGGCGGGATGCGTGCTTATCGGGGGAGAGACGGCGGAGATGCCCGGATTTTACGCCGAGGGGGAGTTTGATCTTGCGGGTTTTTGTGTCGGAGTGGTAGAGAAAGATCTTTATATTGACGGCGCCGGAGTAGGGCCGGGCGACGCGGTCATCGGGCTTGCTTCAAGCGGTCTTCATTCAAACGGCTACTCGCTTGCGAGAAAAGTGCTTTTCGATATCGGAGACTACTCGATTGATTCGAAACCCCCAAGCCTCTCAAAAACCATTGGAGAGGAACTTCTCACACCCACGGCCATATACTCAAGGGCCGTTCTCGGGCTCTGCGGAGAATTCGACGTAAGGGCTCTTGCCCACGTAACGGGTGGCGGGATTCCGGGAAACCTCTCAAGAGCCATTCCTGACGGACTTTTTGCGGCAATTGAAGGCCAAAACTGGCCTGAACCTCCCGTTTTTGACCTGATAATGAAAACCGGGAACATAAGCCGCGACGAGATGTACTCGACGTTTAACTGCGGGGTGGGAATAATAGCGGTGCTGCCGCGGGAGCAGGCCGAAGGAGCTTTGTCCTTCGCGCAGGATCTACCGGAAACGGCTTACCTTATCGGGGAGATAAAAGAGGCCGATACCCCTGGCCCCAAGGTCCACATTCTCTGA
- a CDS encoding MerR family transcriptional regulator, translating to MTGMLSGLSLPDKLYFKIGEVSEIIGVKPYVLRYWETEFKEVRPIRRKSQRLYDKDTIYLFHKIKHLLHDQKFTIAGVQKRLRDEKSGSGNISPLYSDKVLLREILNELKSLRQDL from the coding sequence ATGACTGGGATGCTTTCAGGTCTGTCTCTGCCGGACAAGCTTTATTTCAAGATCGGAGAAGTAAGCGAGATCATAGGAGTGAAACCCTATGTTCTCAGATACTGGGAAACCGAATTCAAAGAAGTAAGGCCCATCAGGAGGAAGTCCCAGAGACTTTACGACAAGGACACGATTTATCTCTTCCACAAGATAAAGCACCTGCTTCACGATCAGAAATTCACCATAGCGGGGGTTCAGAAAAGACTCAGGGATGAGAAAAGCGGAAGCGGAAATATATCCCCCCTCTATTCGGACAAAGTACTGTTGCGCGAAATTCTAAATGAGTTAAAATCCCTGAGGCAGGATCTCTGA
- the surE gene encoding 5'/3'-nucleotidase SurE, with protein sequence MKHKILLSNDDGVNSKGLKALGEALSHLGEVYTVAPDRDQSASSHSLNLMRPLRIEEVSERVFSVDGTPTDCVNLAVNGILSGRKPDLLVSGINMAANMGDDITYSGTVSAAMEATLMKIPAIAVSLAAKKDFLFQTAAHYSKVAAEFVLKTGLPEHTLLNVNVPNLPLEEIKGIRVTRQGKRVYEAPIVENTDPRGKKYYWIGGDELDSLRIENSDIVSVLEGYVSITPIKLDMTDYGYLEELREKLENHA encoded by the coding sequence ATGAAGCATAAAATACTGCTCTCAAACGATGACGGGGTGAACTCAAAAGGCCTGAAGGCGCTTGGAGAAGCCCTGTCCCACTTGGGAGAGGTCTACACCGTGGCCCCTGACCGCGACCAGAGCGCTTCTAGCCACTCGCTAAACCTCATGAGGCCCCTGAGGATAGAAGAGGTTTCAGAAAGAGTGTTCTCCGTGGATGGAACTCCGACTGACTGCGTGAATCTCGCCGTGAACGGAATCCTGAGCGGCAGAAAACCCGATCTTCTGGTCTCCGGAATAAACATGGCCGCCAACATGGGGGACGACATAACGTATTCGGGAACCGTAAGTGCCGCCATGGAAGCGACCCTTATGAAAATCCCCGCGATAGCGGTATCGCTCGCGGCGAAAAAAGACTTTCTGTTCCAAACCGCGGCCCATTACTCAAAAGTGGCGGCGGAATTCGTTCTCAAGACCGGTCTTCCCGAGCACACCCTGCTGAACGTAAACGTTCCCAACCTTCCCCTTGAGGAAATAAAGGGAATACGGGTTACGCGCCAGGGCAAGAGGGTTTACGAGGCTCCGATAGTGGAGAATACGGACCCCAGGGGGAAAAAGTATTACTGGATAGGCGGAGACGAGCTTGATTCCCTTAGAATTGAAAACTCAGACATAGTGTCCGTCCTTGAAGGCTACGTCTCGATAACCCCGATAAAGCTTGACATGACGGATTACGGGTACCTAGAAGAGCTCAGGGAAAAACTAGAGAACCATGCTTAA
- a CDS encoding ribonuclease HII, translating to MSESDCLLHTEDGISGSGRIIAGVDEAGRGCLAGPVVAGAVILDENRPIHGLRDSKALSEKRRNELFEQIREKALAYSVGMTAAEEIDRINILRAALLAMEKAVLSLGRKPDFLLIDGNSKTSLPIRQKAIIKGDSKCASIAAASIVAKVTRDRMMTEIEREYPGYGFSRHKGYPTKEHLGALRNLGPCPIHRKSFKGVL from the coding sequence TTGTCTGAATCCGACTGCCTTTTACACACTGAAGATGGAATCTCAGGATCTGGGAGAATCATAGCCGGCGTCGACGAAGCCGGAAGAGGATGTCTGGCCGGGCCGGTAGTGGCAGGCGCAGTAATACTTGATGAGAACCGGCCTATTCACGGACTCAGGGATTCCAAGGCGCTTTCCGAAAAAAGGCGCAATGAGCTTTTTGAGCAAATCCGGGAAAAGGCCCTCGCCTACTCGGTCGGCATGACCGCGGCCGAGGAAATCGATCGCATAAACATCCTGCGGGCGGCGCTTTTGGCAATGGAAAAAGCCGTTCTGTCCCTGGGGAGAAAACCGGACTTCCTTCTCATAGACGGCAACTCGAAGACTTCTCTCCCCATCCGGCAAAAAGCGATAATAAAGGGTGACTCAAAGTGCGCCTCAATAGCAGCCGCTTCAATTGTCGCAAAAGTGACAAGAGACCGCATGATGACCGAGATTGAAAGAGAATACCCCGGATACGGCTTTTCCCGTCACAAGGGGTATCCAACAAAAGAACACCTCGGTGCCTTGCGAAATCTGGGACCCTGCCCGATACATAGAAAATCCTTTAAAGGTGTCTTATAA
- a CDS encoding zinc ribbon domain-containing protein → MSERGVLKKLSDFFLAPPRIDSDELKELLGEDDSVLLTVQTLSCTYKPRAWIDRNTFFRSILMLTKKRVLILKNSSKVSVLRDIELNTITHHKFGSTRSKGLKLEIKTVDAEDSIMFHQQYRKEFEELSGKFEEVMAQAIELSAGTGETFFCMHCGARIPAASVFCSSCGKKVRV, encoded by the coding sequence ATGTCTGAGAGAGGTGTTTTGAAAAAGCTTTCGGATTTTTTCCTTGCGCCGCCAAGGATCGACTCCGATGAACTGAAGGAGCTGCTCGGGGAAGACGACTCCGTGCTGCTCACGGTTCAGACCCTCAGCTGCACTTACAAACCGAGGGCGTGGATAGACAGAAACACTTTTTTCAGAAGCATCCTGATGCTTACGAAAAAAAGGGTCCTGATACTTAAAAACAGCTCCAAAGTGAGCGTTCTAAGGGACATAGAGCTTAACACCATAACGCATCACAAGTTCGGTTCCACCAGAAGCAAGGGACTCAAGCTTGAAATAAAAACAGTCGACGCGGAAGACTCGATAATGTTTCACCAGCAGTACAGAAAAGAGTTTGAGGAGCTTTCGGGGAAATTCGAAGAGGTGATGGCCCAGGCCATTGAACTCTCCGCGGGAACCGGAGAAACTTTTTTCTGCATGCACTGCGGAGCGAGAATTCCCGCCGCGAGCGTCTTCTGTTCTTCCTGCGGCAAAAAAGTTAGGGTATAG
- a CDS encoding DedA family protein codes for MLKSLYEWVLGWADRKHGPFALSLVSFTEASFFPIPPDPLLMALCLGNPRKSYRFALYCSVFSILGAAAGYLIGYWVWELVGDFFTSHIITLETFAIVGDKYSENVFEAVLAAAFTPIPFKAFTVTAGVFKIDFLTFIAACAVGRTARFAIIAFLLSVFGERVKLLIDKYFNIFTVIFFILLLVGVLLLKELG; via the coding sequence ATGCTTAAAAGCCTCTACGAATGGGTTCTGGGCTGGGCGGACAGAAAGCATGGCCCCTTCGCGCTTTCCCTGGTTTCCTTCACGGAAGCCTCTTTTTTCCCCATCCCCCCGGATCCGCTTCTCATGGCGCTTTGCCTCGGAAACCCGCGGAAGTCATACCGCTTTGCTCTTTACTGCTCCGTTTTCTCCATACTGGGAGCGGCGGCGGGGTATCTCATAGGATACTGGGTGTGGGAGCTTGTCGGGGACTTTTTCACCTCCCACATAATAACCCTGGAGACGTTTGCGATTGTAGGCGACAAATACTCAGAGAATGTCTTTGAAGCCGTTCTGGCTGCGGCCTTCACTCCCATACCCTTTAAGGCGTTCACCGTGACGGCGGGGGTCTTCAAGATCGACTTCCTCACCTTCATAGCCGCCTGCGCCGTGGGAAGAACGGCCAGATTCGCTATAATCGCTTTCCTTCTTTCGGTTTTCGGAGAAAGAGTAAAATTGCTTATCGACAAATACTTCAACATATTTACGGTTATATTTTTCATACTGCTTCTGGTTGGGGTATTGCTTCTAAAGGAACTGGGCTGA
- the dapA gene encoding 4-hydroxy-tetrahydrodipicolinate synthase: MIHGSIVAIVTPFEDGAVDYGKLEELIEFHIESGTHGIVPVGTTGESPTLSHAEHEEVIKFTVDTVKERIPVVAGTGSNSTEEALRLTKFAEKAGADAALVVTPYYNKPTQEGIYRHFRTIADETAVPLILYNVPGRTVVNIEPETVERLFCDCESIIGIKEASGSLEQVSRIIFLCGEDLILLSGDDAVNYPLLTVGGKGFISVTANIAPADVSEMYNSFARGELERAKELHYRLLPLSRVLFVESNPIPVKAALAVMGKISPGIRAPLYELSGENLERLKRELESYGLT, from the coding sequence TTGATACACGGTTCTATAGTAGCGATAGTAACGCCGTTTGAAGACGGCGCCGTTGACTACGGAAAGCTAGAGGAGTTAATAGAGTTCCATATAGAGAGCGGAACCCACGGCATAGTTCCGGTCGGAACCACAGGAGAATCCCCCACCCTCTCTCACGCTGAGCATGAAGAAGTAATAAAATTCACCGTGGATACGGTAAAGGAGAGGATTCCCGTGGTCGCGGGCACCGGGTCAAACAGCACCGAGGAAGCCCTGCGACTCACGAAATTTGCGGAGAAGGCCGGTGCGGACGCAGCTCTGGTGGTGACCCCTTACTACAACAAGCCGACTCAGGAAGGAATCTATAGACATTTCCGTACAATTGCAGACGAGACAGCCGTTCCCCTGATACTCTACAACGTGCCGGGGCGCACGGTCGTAAACATAGAGCCGGAAACCGTGGAGAGACTTTTTTGCGACTGCGAGAGCATAATCGGCATCAAGGAAGCCTCGGGCTCGCTTGAGCAGGTAAGCAGAATCATTTTTCTCTGCGGAGAGGACCTGATCCTTCTCTCGGGAGACGACGCGGTTAACTACCCTCTTCTAACGGTCGGTGGGAAGGGCTTCATAAGCGTGACAGCGAACATAGCCCCCGCAGACGTATCGGAAATGTACAACTCCTTTGCAAGAGGGGAACTTGAGAGGGCCAAAGAGCTTCACTACCGCCTTCTCCCGCTTAGCAGAGTTCTCTTCGTGGAATCAAACCCGATACCCGTAAAGGCCGCTCTTGCCGTGATGGGGAAAATAAGCCCCGGGATAAGGGCCCCTCTTTACGAACTTTCGGGAGAAAACCTCGAGAGGCTGAAAAGAGAACTTGAGAGCTACGGGCTCACGTAA